From one Aspergillus fumigatus Af293 chromosome 8, whole genome shotgun sequence genomic stretch:
- a CDS encoding DUF3435 domain-containing protein, whose product MDSLFPYMLRRKMTMLVCTTLTDEYELDLGAKTQPPVNIEDLLYSTYHLVAFCKVRFATVRCRQQLSTLRKMMTSTSARPGTLVLSSGYMRSPDALKWKDIELYMVKHPEDPNCQMLLMRVRHRLNKGKRNKGVAPVFTYTERNDNLGLCVIQDILEYAILDDAFASQRIKRPRDIWLYTHVPDHRLSTPIHFKESVKEIPIFRRAVKDSEGHWITHPTLALQYDRAQEYEIATSRSAGFKNPGSLYKYRKGAASKLRHLDEHSRNVIMGHKRSGTFAYYVQVQDDTQSAFMETPARDALIKLATHSSLTRDASAPQDLSDQRKQELEKDPALISLKGKRDMLRAELIALHHQLRNGRGTDLYREFQRASNKVRSERKKLYRAAKNQEHTEFFENVGNHIIEQNYQGNPISFEPDVSHVVPERKALADLEFKNRDVDKINDAELVEDRIRSLELRLALHNLDVPRALQRRVRFDGPSVDVIAEFPASPKSETGLECPVCLGRADIHPRAKKYTYARKDTLQRHFATHKLRQKFPDGRKCDYPSCDMILYSLPKYKLHQAKAHNIIL is encoded by the exons ATGGATAGTCTCTTTCCTTACATGTTGAGGCGTAAGATGACCATG CTTGTATGCACTACACTCACCGATGAGTACGAGCTTGATTTGGGAGCAAAGACTCAGCCGCCAGTGAACATCGAGGATCTCCTCTACAGTACTTATCATCTCGTGGCTTTCTGCAAAGTGCGATTTGCCACAGTACGATGTCGACAACAGCTTAGCACACTGCgaaagatgatgacttcGACATCTGCTCGTCCTGGAACGCTCGTCTTGTCTTCCGGGTACATGAGAAGCCCCGACGCGCTGAAGTGGAAAGATATCGAACTCTATATGGTGAAGCACCCGGAAGATCCAAATTGTCAGATGCTTCTCATGCGAGTCAGGCATAGGTTAAATAAGGGCAAGAGAAATAAGGGTGTCGC ACCTGTCTTCACGTACACCGAGCGGAATGATAACCTTGGCCTTTGCGTTATCCAGGACATACTGGAATATGCTATTCTTGACGATGCTTTTGCTAGTCAGCGTATCAAAAGGCCTCGAGATATCTGGCTCTATACCCATGTTCCCGACCATCGACTCAGCACCCCCATCCACTTCAAAGAGAGTGTGAAGGAAATTCCGATATTCCGCCGTGCTGTGAAGGATTCCGAGGGACACTGGATCACTCATCCCACGCTAGCGTTGCAGTACGATCGAGCGCAGGAATATGAGATTGCCACCAGCAGGTCGGCAGGTTTCAAGAATCCCGGGTCTCTTTACAAATATCGGAAAGGAGCTGCGAGTAAATTGA GACATCTCGACGAACACTCCCGTAATGTCATTATGGGTCATAAGAGAAGTGGTACCTTCGCCTACTACGTACAGGTCCAGGATGACACCCAATCGGCCTTTATGGAGACTCCCGCACGGGATGCTTTAATTAAGCTCGCTACCCATTCAAGTTTGACTCGCGATGCGTCCGCGCCGCAAGATCTCAGTGATCAGCGAAAGCAAGAGCTTGAGAAGGACCCGGCGCTCATCAGTCTGAAGGGCAAGCGCGACATGCTTCGGGCTGAGTTGATCGCACTACACCACCAGTTGCGCAACGGTCGCGGCACAGATCTATACAGGGAGTTTCAAAGAGCTAGCAACAAAGTCAGAtcggaaagaaagaaactgTACAGGGCCGCCAAGAACCAGGAGCACACAGAGTTTTTTGAGAACGTCGGAAATCACATTATCGAGCAAAATTACCAGGGTAACCCGATAAGTTTTGAGCCAGACGTCTCCCATGTTGTGCCGGAGAGAAAGGCTCTTGCGGACCTTGAGTTTAAGAACAGAGATGTGGACAAGATCAACGACGCAGAACTGGTGGAGGACCGGATCCGTTCCCTGGAGTTGCGCCTGGCTCTCCATAATCTCGACGTACCAAGAGCACTGCAGAGAAGGGTCCGTTTCGACGGACCTTCAGTTGACGTGATCGCTGAGTTTCCTGCTTCGCCAAAGAGTGAGACTGGACTTGAATGCCCTGTATGCCTTGGTCGCGCCGACATCCATCCTAGGGCCAAAAAGTACACATATGCTCGCAAAGATACACTGCAGAGGCACTTTGCGACCCACAAGCTGCGGCAAAAATTTCCGGATGGCCGAAAATGCGACTATCCTAGTTGTGACATGATTTTATACAGTCTTCCCAAGTATAAACTCCACCAGGCTAAAGCGCACAATATTATTTTGTGA
- a CDS encoding putative amino acid permease, with amino-acid sequence MLAFAATLQASWEAIGASMFAGLENGGPVVLIYGLILAIVGSLGIALSLAELASITPVAGAQYHWTYDLAPFAPRFLSFIQGWITMFSWWANVATSPYLIGTQIQALVIQNHPEYVPQPWHATLIVWAVLLIPVAVNIYARRLLSPVEVIGGIIHILFFPAVLITLVVLGSRNSSEFVWTHFENSMSGWKNDGVIWSVGLLTAVYTLGGFDGVVHMAEEVRDAPRAVPRSMVFSVLINGCVALGFTIGLMYTMGSLSDALETPTGYPILEIFYAATKSHAAASVLMMTLVLPGFIALFNGLASVTRLTWAFARDEGLPFSSFFAYISPRYKIPLRALFLVAMITVLLALINIGSTTAFNALLSLTTLGQYISYLIPVIFLLIKRLRAPQEIRWGSFRLGHWGVPINVFAIVYGVYIAIFLPFPPNYPVTAQNMNYAAPVFLAALVFATGDWIVRGRTRWQGPMVKVRADLSTTPLVQRRVVRSAETQAYMLPTKSATNQSSLLRVRFPSLGLDM; translated from the exons ATGTTGGCATTCGCAGCAACCCTCCAAGCGTCCTGGGAGGCTATCGGCGCGAGTATGTTTGCTGGTTTGGAGAACGGGGGGCCGGTTGTTCTCATTTATGGGCTCATCCTAGCGATTGTGGGTTCTCTGGGCATTGCCCTGTCTCTGGCGGAACTCGCATCAAT TACTCCTGTGGCCGGAGCCCAGTACCACTGGACATATGATCTCGCACCGTTTGCGCCTCGGTTTCTGAGCTTTATCCAAG GATGGATTACG ATGTTCTCCTGGTGGGCAAACGTGGCCACCTCCCCCTACCTGATCGGCACCCAGATCCAGGCTCTGGTCATTCAAAACCACCCGGAGTATGTTCCCCAGCCCTGGCACGCGACTCTCATTGTTTGGGCGGTCCTTCTCATTCCTGTGGCTGTGAATATCTATGCCCGTCGCCTTCTGTCGCCGGTTGAGGTAATTGGCGGTATCATCCATATTCTGTTCTTCCCAGCCGTCCTGATTACGCTGGTCGTCTTGGGATCTCGCAATTCGTCGGAATTCGTCTGGACACATTTCGAGAACTCCATGAGCGGCTGGAAGAATGACGGGGTCATCTGGTCTGTGGGTCTTTTGACTGCAGTCTACACTCTGGGCG GATTTGACGGAGTCGTACACATGGCGGAGGAAGTCCGAGACGCCCCTCGAGCAGTCCCCCGATCAATGGTCTTCAGCGTACTGATCAACGGCTGCGTCGCCCTCGGATTCACCATCGGACTCATGTACACAATGGGCAGCCTGAGCGACGCCCTCGAGACTCCCACCGGCTACCCAATCCTCGAGATCTTCTACGCAGCGACCAAATCCCACGCCGCCGCCTCGGTCCTCATGATGACGCTCGTCCTGCCCGGCTTCATCGCACTCTTCAACGGCCTCGCCTCAGTCACCCGACTCACCTGGGCCTTTGCCCGCGACGAGGGCCTtcccttctccagcttcttcgcgTACATCTCCCCCCGCTATAAGATCCCGCTGCGCGCGCTGTTCCTCGTCGCTATGATCACCGTCCTCCTGGCGCTGATCAACATCGGCTCCACCACCGCGTTTAACGCGCTCCTGTCCCTCACCACTCTGGGGCAGTACATCTCATACCTGATTCCAGtgatcttcctgctcatcAAGCGTCTGCGTGCCCCGCAGGAGATCCGGTGGGGTTCGTTCCGTCTGGGTCATTGGGGAGTCCCCATTAATGTCTTTGCGATTGTGTATGGAGTGTATATTGCTAtatttcttccctttccgcCGAATTACCCTGTTACGGCCCAGAATATGAATTACGCGGCCCCGGTGTTTTTGGCTGCGTTGGTCTTTGCAACTGGGGACTGGATTGTCCGAGGACGGACACGCTGGCAGGGGCCAATGGTTAAGGTGCGAGCGGA TCTGTCCACCACTCCACTGGTCCAGAGAAGAGTAGTACGGAGTGCAGAAACTCAAGCTTACATGTTGCCAACCAAATCAGCCACTAATCAATCAAGCCTGCTAAGAGTCCGGTTTCCGTCCCTTGGCCTTGATATGTAG
- a CDS encoding putative sensor histidine kinase/response regulator: MTLTSRSCRDDHSAGRRARELYRYFQPERLPQLDSLSVDSSPIADDFLPPATAQAIDASIHTPSASSLLPPGPTNLSPPLASTREASLLSPVVPETLVLGQHNAILTSFAQLAALRLNVERVIISVSDRVSQFILAQAGQSPVGCDIRAYEAEGDGIWDGCCTLPSCAWGMCEVGFFSPLLNYSRAHRADCILSAIGYGTPLTTDTKINIGCFFALDTKPRNSFSDLEKEAFGSLGTLIMDYLQVSRQASEGRRAVRLSRGLSYFVEGSSSFVDHHPSYSGSSVPALSTPASSGVRTSHLSAESSQSFETPSKRSHSIDARSVSSVSDSKADNSDQNNSSGPDMPLPDWWAGSRKKGLTLDESHSSSWAFRRAANLLRESLELDADGGVIFLEVNNSHMLDIKTGIDCAGETGPAAPVLAVSTRDEPFAPGPGSTMLYPAANVDSGFLHQLLRRYTKGKLWSFHRDGILSSSDDEKPNENRLKCIKATEPPRGHSKKWKQSENAMLNQFFPNAAQVMFVPLWDPAKSQWFACCFCWNTLETRVFSPSVELMQSLISDRQKGDFIGSISHELRSPLHGILAATEFLHSTDLDEFQLSLLETINACGRTLLDTTNQVLDFSKIVSLERTWRQLKKNKTSPAELTSMDRTSAHLDTFVSTNLAILAEEVVEGVYLGHTYGKKSIASSDQTVLLPNSAATLSLSPRKTKLDTSTEYTESGRVSVHLDVTEASESSRCCRHGREELVTLTISDTGKGISEAFLRGRLFTPFAQEDTLAVGTGLGLSIVRSLVKALNGTINVHSRPGKGTTVKVSLPLTRPAPEDSLEDSQTAPSVPSTQDDTMNDPSSLRDSHGGRHVAILGIEPADVLERPFWAIIVRYLTDWYGLDLVSSASQEPIDVLLAEEEQLVGTSMETVTGILPSLLILCNQSVDYNAIRAKWSPIAAFVDIIRRPCGPHRLAHRIRKCLDNGQRRGVALPLCSELPERAQMSSGSALPCLDLTDPDPLAATCDLTPATSMRPGSLSSEDSGNVQNSFDIADVPHGSDTSMSPLPTPSETAYKRVERKARVLVVDDNLINLNLMLTFMKKRDLEVLDSAENGKLALDAVERLQQGYDLIFMDMSMLVMNGFEATRAIRALEKERDGCGPATIIALTGLSSSSDESEAFTSGVDLFLTKPVSFKEVSRLLDEWAERGLRDKKYPSLSPSV; this comes from the exons ATGACCTTGACGTCTCGAAGTTGCCGAGATGATCATAGCGCTGGTCGCAGAGCCCGCGAGCTCTATCGCTACTTTCAACCTGAACGCCTTCCTCAGCTAGACTCGCTCAGTGTGGATAGTTCTCCGATCGCCGATGATTTTCTCCCACCAGCCACTGCACAAGCCATCGATGCCTCGATTCACACGCCCTCTGCATCCTCACTCTTACCGCCGGGCCCAACGAACTTGTCACCACCATTGGCAAGCACCAGGGAAGCTTCTCTGTTATCACCGGTGGTCCCTGAAACTCTGGTTTTAGGCCAGCACAATGCTATACTAACATCATTTGCTCAACTTGCAGCGCTGCGTCTAAATGTGGAGCGTGTGATCATCAG TGTATCTGATAGAGTTTCGCAGTTCATTCTCGCCCAAGCGGGTCAGTCACCCGTCGGTTGTGATATCCGTGCTTATGAGGCTGAGGGAGATGGAATTTGGGATGGCTGCTGCACCTTACCGTCCTGTGCTTGGGGGATGTGCGAGGTAggttttttttcccccctgCTAAATTATAGTCGCGCGCATCGCGCTGACTGTATCCTGTCTGCTATAGGCTACG GAACACCTCTAACGACAGATACAAAGATCAACATTGGGTGTTTCTTTGCGCTGGATACCAAGCCTCGTAATAGCTTTTCTGATCTTGAGAAGGAGGCCTTTGGCTCCTTAGGCACACTTATCATGGACTATTTGCAGGTGAGCCGACAGGCCTCCGAAGGAAGACGTGCAGTTCGATTGTCTCGGGGTCTGAGTTATTTCGTAGAGGGAAGTTCTAGCTTTGTCGACCATCATCCCTCCTATTCAGGCAGTTCTGTCCCTGCGCTTAGCACTCCCGCGTCATCTGGGGTGAGAACCAGCCATCTCTCGGCCGAGTCCTCTCAGAGTTTCGAAACCCCCTCCAAACGGTCTCACAGCATTGATGCGCGCTCTGTCAGCTCGGTATCAGACTCGAAAGCCGACAATAGCGACCAAAACAATTCTTCCGGGCCGGACATGCCGCTCCCGGATTGGTGGGCGGGAAGCAGAAAGAAGGGGCTGACGTTAGATGAATCACATAGCAGCTCTTGGGCGTTTCGAAGAGCGGCCAATCTTCTCCGTGAAAGTCTCGAGTTGGATGCTGACGGCGGAGTCATCTTCTTGGAGGTTAATAACAGCCACATGCTTGACATCAAGACGGGGATTGATTGCGCAGGAGAGACCGGTCCTGCAGCTCCTGTATTGGCCGTCTCCACCAGAGACGAACCGTTTGCCCCAGGGCCGGGCTCGACAATGCTATACCCTGCTGCAAATGTCGACAGCGGGTTCCTGCACCAGCTGCTGCGGCGATACACTAAGGGCAAGCTTTGGTCCTTTCATCGAGATGGCATTCTTTCTAGCTCTGATGACGAAAAGCCAAACGAAAATCGCTTAAAGTGCATAAAAGCCACCGAACCGCCCCGTGGCCATAGCAAGAAGTGGAAACAATCGGAAAATGCCATGTTGAACCAGTTCTTTCCAAACGCAGCGCAGGTCATGTTCGTTCCTCTCTGGGACCCTGCCAAGTCCCAGTGGTTTGCATGTTGCTTTTGCTGGAATACATTGGAGACGCGTGTCTTCAGCCCTTCTGTCGAGCTGA TGCAGTCCCTGATCTCCGATCGTCAGAAGGGCGATTTTATCGGAAGTATCTC GCATGAACTACGCAGTCCTCTCCACGGCATTTTGGCGGCTACAGAGTTTTTGCACAGCACGGACCTCGATGAATTCCAACTATCTCTGCTAGAAACGATCAATGCGTGCGGTCGGACACTGTTGGATACTACGAATCAAGTCCTAGATTTCAGCAAGATCGTTTCTCTCGAGAGGACCTGGCGTcagctcaagaagaacaagactTCGCCTGCGGAATTGACGAGCATGGACAGGACCTCTGCGCATCTGGACACATTTGTCTCGACAAATCTGGCTATTCTGGCTGAGGAAGTGGTGGAGGGCGTGTATTTAGGACATACATACGGAAAGAAGTCGATCGCTTCATCAGACCAAACTGTCCTTTTGCCGAACTCGGCTGCCACGCTCTCGCTTTCGCCGCGAAAAACAAAGCTGGATACTTCGACGGAG TACACCGAGTCTGGCAGGGTCTCGGTGCACTTGGACGTCACTGAGGCGTCCGAGAGCAGCCGATGTTGCCGACATGGTAGGGAGGAACTTGTGACCCTAACCATTTCAGATACGGGCAAAGGCATCTCGGAAGCATTCTTACGGGGACGTTTGTTCACACCGTTTGCTCAAGAGGATACTTTGGCGGTAGGAACTGGGCTGGGGCTATCGATCGTCCGGAGTCTTGTCAAGGCGCTAAATGGGACTATCAATGTCCACAGCCGGCCTGGCAAAGGCACGACGGTCAAGGTATCTCTTCCTTTGACGCGCCCGGCTCCCGAGGACAGTCTCGAGGATAGCCAGACTGCACCGTCGGTTCCTTCGACACAGGATGACACTATGAACGACCCCAGTTCGCTCCGCGACAGCCATGGCGGTAGGCATGTTGCTATTCTGGGTATCGAGCCTGCTGATGTTCTGGAACGTCCCTTCTGGGCTATCATTGTGCGCTACTTGACGGACTGGTACGGCCTGGACTTGGTTTCCTCGGCGTCACAAGAGCCTATCGATGTGCTCTTGGCAGAGGAGGAGCAATTGGTGGGCACCTCAATGGAAACTGTCACTGGCATTCTTCCTTCGCTCTTAATTCTCTGCAATCAGTCGGTTGATTACAACGCTATCCGGGCCAAGTGGTCACCGATTGCCGCTTTTGTGGACATCATCCGTCGCCCATGCGGTCCGCACAGGCTTGCCCATCGCATTAGGAAATGTCTCGATAATGGACAGCGCCGGGGCGTCGCATTGCCGCTCTGCAGTGAACTTCCTGAACGAGCCCAGATGAGTAGTGGCAGCGCTTTGCCATGCCTGGACTTGACTGATCCAGATCCGCTTGCTGCGACCTGTGATCTCACTCCCGCCACTTCTATGAGACCCGGGAGCCTTTCCTCTGAGGACTCGGGCAATGTACAAAATTCGTTCGACATTGCCGACGTACCTCATGGCAGCGATACCTCCATGTCGCCGCTGCCCACACCGTCGGAGACGGCGTACAAGCGCGTAGAGCGCAAAGCACGTGTCCTTGTAGTAGACGATAATTTGATCAATCTAAACTTGATGTTGACCTTTATGAAGAAAAGGGATCTGGAGGTTCTGGATTCTGCTGAAAACGGAAAACTGGCCCTGGACGCGGTGGAAAGGTTGCAGCAGGGTTACGACCTTATTTTCATGG ataTGTCTATGCTGGTTATGAACGGCTTCGAAGCCACGCGCGCCATCCGTGCGCTGGAGAAAGAGCGTGATGGGTGTGGACCTGCAACGATCATTGCATTGACGGGACTGAGCAGTTCGAGTGACGAGTCGGAGGCCTTCACGTCCGGGGTGGACTTGTTTTTGACGAAGCCGGTGTCATTCAAGGAAGTCTCCAGACTGTTGGATGAATGGGCGGAACGGGGCCTGCGGGATAAAAAGTACCCTTCTCTGTCTCCCTCTGTGTGA
- a CDS encoding cupredoxin domain-containing protein, with product MLVYTFVSALFALRALSMSVDFDNKVTVELGEAENQVVHHVSVGSNDAPMFLPNRLNANIGDQVKFRFHNVNHTLTQSSLAEPCSSIGEFDTGFNQFNPEDKNNLVITLTVNSLNPQWFFCKQSQPSPHCHAGMVFALNPGDRMDAFLQNARRSTSDPISSPVSSLVPGRVAGSSSPFLAASSSLNPSSGAFFPTSTTASTSVTASASTTASTTASTTASTTASTTASTTASTTASTTASTTASTTASTTASTTASTTASTTASTAASTTASTTASATVSTSSAASVSSSVPHPRSEDIFASSSTHLPLIVSPVRVITVTETVSCTGTADPSSIRRSISTSDSTSEGNWSITAPLGASLFTVFAMMVLL from the exons ATGCTGGTATACACCTTTGTCTCTGCACTATTTGCCCTACGGGCACTATCAATGAGCGTTGA CTTTGACAACAAGGTCACGGTCGAGCTTGGCGAAGCAGAAAATCAAGTGGTGCACCATGTTTCAGTCGGATCTAATGATGCACCGATGTTTTTACCGAACAGGCTAAATGCGAACATCGGCGATCAAGTCAAGTTCAGATTCCACAACGTGAATCATACCTTGACCCAGTCGAGCCTCGCGGAGCCATGTTCTTCCATTGGAGAATTTGATACTGGATTCAACCAATTCAATCCTGAGGACAAGAACAACCTTGTCATAACTCTGACAGTCAACTCTCTCAATCCTCAATGGTTCTTTTGCAAACAGAGCCAGCCATCACCTCACTGTCATGCTGGCATGGTCTTTGCGCTCAACCCAGGTGACAGAATGGATGCTTTCCTCCAAAATGCGCGGAGGAGCACCAGTGACCCAATTTCCAGCCCAGTGTCTAGTCTAGTTCCAGGGCGTGTTGCAGGATCCTCGAGCCCATTCCTTGCTGCTTCTAGTTCTCTCAATCCTTCTTCTGGGGCTTTCTTCCctacttctactactgcttctacaTCTGTTACTGCGTCTGCTTCTACaactgcttctactactgcttctactactgcttctactactgcttctactactgcttctactactgcttctactactgcttctactactgcttctactactgcttctactactgcttctactactgcttctactactgcttctactactgcttctactactgcttctactgctgcttctactactgcttctactactgcttctgCTACTGTctcgacttcttctgctgcttctgtttcttcttcggttCCCCACCCTCGTTCTGAGGATATCTTTGCCTCGAGTTCTACTCACCTTCCTCTAATTGTCAGTCCAGTGAGGGTGATAACTGTAACTGAAACGGTCAGTTGCACTGGGACGGCCGACCCATCGTCTATTAGGCGTTCGATCTCAACGTCCGATTCCACTTCAGAAGGAAATTGGTCAATAACGGCTCCCCTTGGTGCAAGCTTATTCACTGTCTTTGCTATGATGGTGTTATTGTAG